The proteins below come from a single Candidatus Planktophila dulcis genomic window:
- a CDS encoding riboflavin synthase: MFTGLITELGTISSIERGESSAIFTIKAPESVAGLSLGDSIAVNGTCLTATSLSSDAFTADVMIQTLSLTSLAQLEVGSRVNLELAAQMDMRMGGHIVQGHVDGTGTVVSMTPGEKWAEFVIAAPEHLTKYVVAQGSIALDGVSLTVGAIDDAKNTITVWLIPETLAKTNLSDKKVGDLINIEVDILAKYVERLISKGATRGE, translated from the coding sequence ATGTTTACAGGACTAATTACAGAGCTGGGCACTATCTCATCCATCGAACGTGGTGAGAGCTCTGCCATCTTTACAATTAAGGCGCCAGAATCAGTTGCGGGTTTATCTCTTGGTGATTCCATCGCAGTTAATGGCACATGTTTGACTGCAACATCGCTTTCCTCTGATGCCTTTACTGCAGATGTCATGATTCAAACTCTGTCGCTGACATCCCTTGCTCAATTAGAGGTGGGATCTCGAGTCAACCTAGAGCTTGCTGCGCAGATGGATATGCGTATGGGTGGGCATATCGTGCAGGGCCATGTTGATGGCACAGGCACTGTTGTGAGTATGACACCCGGTGAGAAATGGGCAGAGTTTGTTATTGCAGCACCTGAGCACTTAACAAAGTATGTCGTTGCTCAAGGCTCTATCGCACTCGATGGAGTTTCACTGACAGTGGGCGCTATCGATGATGCAAAGAACACCATCACAGTGTGGTTGATTCCTGAAACTCTTGCCAAGACAAACTTGTCAGATAAGAAGGTGGGCGATCTTATTAATATCGAGGTAGATATCTTGGCTAAATATGTCGAGCGCTTGATCTCAAAGGGGGCAACTCGTGGAGAGTAA
- the ribB gene encoding 3,4-dihydroxy-2-butanone-4-phosphate synthase translates to MESNFLDALDRFRRGEMVIVVDDDDRENEGDLIMLAEHASAEKTAFMVRYTTGILCVAITAEHAHQLRLPYMVEQSQDLRKTAFTVSIDVAEGITTGVSAVERTATVRALGSATTRATDFIRPGHIYPLIAHKDGLAARGGHTEAGIALAELTGSYPAALLSEIVAEDGSMARGETLAHFAHDHQIPIISIDEIKEYQSKLAALPRVVTYPRHQFEWVKVQLRAAEWDLATYPSLKHREQVVMRYCLEDKTPMVRIHSECFTGDVIHSQRCDCGQQLDASIAAIEEYGCGYIIYIRDHEGRGIGLTEKLKAYTLQDEGLDTVDANLQLGHVVDSRDWSEAIAILKNLNLASIKLLTNNPEKVKAVTDGGITCEQISLTVEPNEFNKKYLATKADRLGHTGGK, encoded by the coding sequence GTGGAGAGTAATTTCTTAGATGCACTCGATCGCTTTAGACGCGGTGAGATGGTAATTGTGGTCGATGATGATGATCGCGAAAATGAAGGCGATCTGATTATGCTCGCTGAGCATGCAAGCGCTGAGAAGACTGCCTTCATGGTTCGCTACACCACAGGAATTTTATGTGTGGCAATTACGGCTGAGCATGCACATCAACTGCGTCTTCCCTATATGGTGGAGCAGAGCCAAGATCTGCGAAAGACAGCATTTACCGTCTCTATCGATGTGGCTGAAGGCATTACAACGGGAGTGAGTGCTGTGGAGCGCACAGCAACAGTGCGTGCTCTGGGAAGTGCGACAACACGGGCTACAGATTTCATCCGTCCAGGACACATCTACCCACTGATAGCTCATAAAGATGGACTTGCAGCACGTGGTGGGCACACTGAAGCTGGCATTGCACTGGCTGAGCTCACCGGTTCATACCCAGCAGCTCTTCTCTCTGAAATCGTTGCAGAAGATGGATCAATGGCACGTGGTGAAACACTCGCCCATTTTGCCCATGATCATCAGATTCCGATTATCTCTATCGATGAAATCAAGGAGTATCAGAGCAAGCTTGCAGCTCTTCCTCGCGTTGTCACATATCCACGTCATCAATTTGAGTGGGTGAAGGTGCAGTTGCGTGCAGCTGAATGGGATCTTGCTACATATCCATCGCTCAAGCACCGTGAGCAAGTTGTGATGCGCTATTGCTTAGAGGATAAAACACCGATGGTGCGCATCCACTCTGAGTGCTTTACGGGAGATGTGATTCATTCACAGCGCTGTGATTGTGGTCAGCAACTCGATGCCTCCATTGCAGCAATTGAAGAGTATGGCTGTGGTTACATCATCTATATCCGCGACCATGAGGGACGCGGTATTGGACTGACAGAAAAGCTCAAGGCATATACCTTGCAGGATGAAGGCCTCGACACTGTCGATGCCAACTTGCAGCTAGGTCACGTCGTTGATTCACGTGATTGGTCAGAGGCAATTGCAATCCTAAAAAACCTCAACCTTGCATCTATCAAGTTATTGACCAATAACCCTGAGAAGGTCAAGGCTGTGACAGATGGTGGTATTACATGTGAACAGATCTCACTCACCGTTGAACCCAATGAATTTAATAAGAAGTATCTAGCGACTAAGGCAGATCGCCTTGGTCACACAGGAGGAAAATAA
- the ribH gene encoding 6,7-dimethyl-8-ribityllumazine synthase — translation MAGHAPEIAVPKFPKAKVAIISSSWHLDICNDLIAGARRALEAAEVKKIKVIYVPGSFEIPLAAQKMFEKGYDAVVAVGLVLKGETPHFDYVCQGVTQGVVDVQLKWSKPVGYGVLMCDNLEQAIARSGRAGSKEDKGYDSAIAALSLMGL, via the coding sequence ATGGCCGGCCACGCACCAGAGATTGCAGTACCGAAGTTTCCTAAGGCGAAAGTCGCCATCATCTCCTCTTCATGGCACCTCGATATCTGTAACGACCTCATCGCCGGTGCTAGACGCGCACTTGAGGCAGCGGAAGTAAAGAAGATTAAAGTCATCTATGTTCCAGGATCTTTTGAGATTCCTCTTGCTGCGCAGAAAATGTTTGAAAAAGGTTATGACGCAGTCGTTGCAGTAGGCCTTGTTCTTAAGGGTGAAACCCCGCACTTTGATTATGTCTGCCAAGGTGTCACACAAGGTGTGGTGGATGTGCAGCTCAAATGGTCAAAGCCTGTTGGTTATGGCGTCTTGATGTGTGACAACCTTGAGCAAGCAATTGCTCGTTCAGGTCGTGCTGGTAGTAAAGAAGATAAGGGCTATGACAGTGCAATTGCTGCCCTTTCCTTGATGGGTCTCTAG
- a CDS encoding DUF1349 domain-containing protein — protein MKTIAWSEGTWTREPVSVNEQGATLAVEAAAESDWWRTTAYGFIHDDGHALLKDFPNESAVEVSFILNYTQQFDQAGIFITSDSKNWIKAGVEYCDGFPQVGAVVTQINSDWSVAPVPEWMNKEVTIRVSRSGDAVTMRAGINGDLRLVRVAPLDPSLSWSAGPMFCAPTRAGLVVTFTKWAQGEADSELH, from the coding sequence ATGAAGACGATTGCATGGAGTGAGGGCACCTGGACTCGTGAACCAGTTTCAGTAAATGAGCAAGGTGCAACACTGGCCGTGGAAGCAGCAGCCGAAAGTGATTGGTGGCGCACAACCGCCTATGGATTTATCCATGATGATGGCCATGCGCTCCTTAAAGATTTCCCTAATGAATCAGCAGTCGAAGTTTCTTTCATTCTGAATTACACCCAGCAATTTGATCAAGCCGGAATCTTTATCACGAGTGATTCCAAGAATTGGATTAAGGCAGGAGTTGAATACTGTGATGGTTTTCCTCAAGTGGGAGCAGTTGTCACACAGATAAATTCAGATTGGTCTGTGGCCCCTGTTCCTGAATGGATGAATAAGGAAGTCACTATTCGAGTCAGTCGTTCAGGGGATGCGGTGACTATGCGCGCAGGAATTAACGGTGATCTGCGCCTAGTTCGTGTGGCACCACTGGACCCATCTCTGTCATGGAGTGCCGGTCCTATGTTCTGTGCACCAACGCGTGCAGGACTCGTTGTTACCTTTACGAAGTGGGCGCAAGGCGAAGCGGATTCAGAGCTTCATTAA
- a CDS encoding aldo/keto reductase: protein MTSTRVIGPYKVPAIGLGCMPMSGMPPSKDWILKERDTAIGVIQAALDAGVRLLDTSDIYAPTWNSVGHNEILVAEAVRTWSATSAQKDEVVIATKGGITRAPEEGNWFGISGRDASEHYLYRAVEASAAKMQMNTIKLWQHHRLNHFMPFEEQFENVMKLKAHGIVQNVGVSNYNAEQLRRAIKIGGTPAQGGLVSVQNEWSPRSRAWADVLEICEEHGIAFLPWSPLGGIDNSQSLENAHFSAFEEVAATHKVSRFAIAIAWHLAGSPVAIPIPGATRKESILDSFTGLNVKLTADEMAHLNASLPANPPLHEELIPQPPFRT from the coding sequence ATGACATCAACACGCGTTATTGGCCCCTATAAAGTCCCTGCTATTGGCTTGGGATGTATGCCAATGTCTGGAATGCCGCCAAGTAAAGATTGGATTCTTAAGGAGCGCGATACGGCAATCGGAGTAATCCAAGCTGCCCTCGATGCTGGCGTGCGCTTACTTGATACATCAGATATTTACGCACCAACATGGAACTCAGTAGGTCATAACGAGATTCTTGTCGCAGAGGCAGTTCGCACGTGGAGCGCAACTTCAGCGCAGAAGGATGAAGTTGTCATTGCAACCAAAGGTGGAATCACTCGCGCGCCAGAGGAAGGCAATTGGTTTGGGATATCAGGACGTGATGCATCTGAGCACTACCTCTACAGAGCCGTAGAAGCATCAGCTGCCAAAATGCAGATGAACACAATCAAACTTTGGCAACACCATCGCCTCAATCACTTCATGCCTTTTGAAGAGCAATTTGAGAATGTCATGAAACTTAAAGCACATGGGATTGTGCAAAATGTTGGAGTCAGTAACTACAACGCAGAACAACTACGTCGCGCAATCAAAATCGGTGGAACACCAGCGCAAGGTGGTCTTGTATCAGTCCAAAACGAATGGTCGCCTCGATCTCGCGCCTGGGCTGATGTTCTCGAGATTTGTGAAGAGCATGGCATCGCATTCTTACCGTGGTCTCCACTGGGTGGAATCGATAACTCACAGAGCTTAGAAAATGCTCACTTCAGTGCTTTTGAAGAAGTTGCAGCCACACATAAAGTCTCTCGCTTTGCGATCGCCATTGCATGGCATCTTGCAGGATCTCCCGTTGCAATTCCAATCCCTGGTGCAACTCGCAAAGAATCAATTCTGGATTCCTTTACAGGTCTGAATGTGAAACTCACTGCAGATGAGATGGCTCATCTCAACGCTTCACTGCCAGCTAATCCGCCATTGCATGAGGAACTTATTCCCCAGCCTCCGTTTCGCACTTAA
- a CDS encoding ATP-dependent DNA helicase produces MSDLSAQVRSALDAAVTAIGGSAREGQIEMAEAVANALTDRHHLMVQAGTGTGKSLAYLVPALVHGRKVLVATATLALQRQLVERDLPAVVPALEKALGREITFAIYKGVGNYVCLQKMNADDTDPDGELLLESSYLEKDAKRLIAWAKTPGVSGDRDDAPEVDRRVWAANSLSGRECVGADACAWGAQCFAAKAKAKAQDADVVVTNHTLLAIEIVDSHPILPERDAVILDEAQEFMDRTTQAVTEELTSGRVQRAAAMARKYMPGKPSDAFTNAADSFHDAMEDYGQSVKGDFAAQGRLEDIPSSLEAPIRKVKEAATALVQLINADDEIIDPDENAERARVKGAVQEIATTAGKLLKMGNEHVLWYEPTFSTLHLAPLSVSHILRSNLLTQNPVIATSATLTVGNNFDAMARSIGFVVGSDTDSEVAPGDIDPANVQMLDVGSPFDFANQGVLYMPKHLPEPGRDGPSQEVLDELGELIDAAGGRTLALFSSWRGVEAADAHLRKVLVDLPIAIITQKRGDAVGPLVERFAKDETSILLGTMSLWQGVDVPGNSCILVAIDRIPFPRPDEPVMSARSSLADASGGSGFMQVSVPRAALLLAQGTGRLIRSIDDRGVVAILDSRIVTKRYGSVLLNSMPPLWRTSDAAIVRDSLKRLRDSL; encoded by the coding sequence GTGAGTGATCTATCGGCGCAGGTGCGAAGTGCACTCGATGCTGCTGTCACCGCAATTGGTGGTTCTGCTCGTGAAGGTCAGATTGAGATGGCTGAAGCAGTTGCCAATGCACTCACAGACCGCCATCACCTGATGGTTCAAGCAGGAACAGGAACTGGAAAATCTCTTGCCTATTTAGTTCCAGCACTGGTGCATGGGCGCAAAGTATTGGTGGCAACTGCAACCCTTGCTCTGCAGCGTCAATTAGTGGAGAGAGATTTACCGGCTGTTGTTCCAGCGCTAGAAAAAGCTCTGGGTCGCGAGATCACCTTTGCCATCTATAAGGGCGTTGGTAACTATGTCTGTCTGCAGAAGATGAATGCAGATGACACAGATCCTGATGGCGAGCTTTTACTTGAATCTTCCTATTTGGAAAAAGATGCAAAGAGGCTGATTGCATGGGCGAAGACTCCTGGAGTCTCAGGAGATCGCGATGATGCACCGGAAGTCGACCGGCGCGTGTGGGCTGCTAACTCTTTATCGGGGCGTGAATGTGTGGGGGCAGATGCCTGCGCATGGGGTGCACAATGTTTTGCAGCAAAAGCTAAGGCAAAGGCGCAAGATGCTGATGTTGTTGTCACTAACCACACCTTGCTTGCTATCGAAATTGTTGATTCCCATCCCATCTTGCCTGAGCGCGATGCGGTGATTTTGGATGAGGCACAAGAATTTATGGATCGCACGACGCAAGCTGTGACAGAGGAGCTGACATCAGGTCGCGTGCAGCGCGCTGCTGCGATGGCTCGTAAATATATGCCGGGCAAACCATCGGATGCCTTTACCAATGCAGCAGATAGTTTTCATGATGCGATGGAAGATTATGGCCAGAGCGTCAAAGGTGACTTTGCAGCACAAGGAAGGCTAGAGGATATTCCAAGTTCTCTTGAGGCACCGATTCGTAAGGTGAAAGAGGCGGCAACCGCCCTTGTGCAGTTGATTAACGCCGATGATGAAATTATCGATCCTGATGAGAATGCAGAGCGGGCGCGTGTTAAGGGCGCCGTGCAAGAGATTGCAACCACTGCAGGCAAGTTGCTGAAGATGGGTAATGAACATGTGCTCTGGTATGAACCAACATTTTCAACGCTGCATTTAGCACCGCTTTCTGTCTCACATATCTTGCGCAGTAATTTGTTGACGCAGAATCCTGTGATTGCAACGTCGGCAACGCTGACTGTGGGAAATAACTTCGATGCGATGGCTCGCAGTATTGGTTTTGTTGTGGGATCAGATACTGATTCTGAAGTAGCACCTGGTGATATCGATCCTGCCAATGTGCAGATGTTGGATGTGGGATCTCCCTTTGATTTTGCCAATCAAGGTGTTCTCTATATGCCAAAGCACCTACCCGAACCAGGACGCGATGGTCCAAGTCAAGAAGTACTCGATGAACTCGGTGAACTCATTGATGCAGCAGGAGGGCGCACATTGGCTCTCTTTAGTTCATGGCGTGGTGTTGAGGCAGCAGATGCCCATCTGCGCAAAGTATTAGTGGATTTACCGATTGCGATCATCACCCAAAAGCGTGGAGATGCTGTTGGCCCATTGGTGGAGCGCTTTGCAAAGGATGAGACATCAATTCTCTTGGGCACGATGTCTCTCTGGCAGGGTGTGGATGTGCCAGGTAACTCTTGTATTTTGGTTGCTATCGATCGCATTCCCTTCCCACGTCCTGACGAACCGGTGATGTCTGCACGTTCTTCCTTAGCTGATGCATCAGGTGGCAGTGGATTTATGCAGGTCTCTGTTCCACGAGCAGCGCTGCTCTTGGCGCAGGGGACAGGGCGATTAATTCGAAGCATTGATGACAGAGGCGTTGTTGCAATTCTTGATTCACGTATTGTGACTAAGAGATATGGAAGTGTCTTGCTTAACTCAATGCCGCCGCTATGGCGCACAAGTGATGCAGCGATTGTGCGCGATTCACTTAAACGCTTACGCGATAGCCTCTAA
- a CDS encoding NUDIX hydrolase yields the protein MAARDGDGWIECACGSKHWGKHGAAGLLIIRDGAIFLQHRAPWVHNGDTWGIPGGARDSHESIIDGAMREAVEETGINPADLQAVHTFTDDHNGWSYSTVIALANENLEGHELNDESHEVRWVKFDDVTRLPLHPSFAKTWPQVRTIIDELEAIA from the coding sequence ATGGCTGCGCGAGATGGTGATGGATGGATTGAGTGCGCATGCGGCTCCAAACATTGGGGCAAACATGGCGCAGCAGGCTTACTGATTATTCGAGATGGCGCCATCTTCTTACAGCATCGTGCACCCTGGGTTCACAATGGCGATACATGGGGCATTCCAGGAGGAGCGCGCGACTCACACGAATCGATTATTGATGGAGCAATGAGAGAAGCCGTTGAGGAGACAGGGATTAATCCTGCAGATCTGCAAGCCGTTCACACCTTCACCGATGATCACAATGGCTGGAGTTACTCAACTGTTATCGCTCTAGCAAATGAAAACCTTGAAGGCCATGAACTCAACGATGAATCACATGAAGTGCGCTGGGTGAAATTCGATGATGTCACTCGCCTGCCGCTTCATCCAAGCTTTGCAAAGACATGGCCGCAGGTGCGCACCATCATTGATGAATTAGAGGCTATCGCGTAA
- a CDS encoding DUF4192 domain-containing protein, with protein MTTLTSPHDLLAAIPFLIGYHPQNSLVLVALKDEAVGMAMRVDMPSDLQASGYDLLASHFLRDEADGAFVVAYVGAGAVDPENVLINTSAALVRAGIDIKESLIVRDNRFRSMLCSDLTCCPPEGSVVPDLDSSRIAAEHVIAGHPMPFESVDGLVQSIAAVPSSFESAWQDEVHAFWVSSDSEEIQELQRDGATAIIDLAGEYREGRGAEDRELAARVIGRLSDIQVRDFALGSHADESTDYYWVMWRDLLRIAPRGFVAPVACLFAAMAYERGEGALAHKGLDRALGDDDQYSLAHLLRRVFTAGWPPQSFSAMRAQLHPKVVAAIFG; from the coding sequence ATGACAACTCTTACCTCCCCACATGATCTCCTTGCAGCAATTCCATTTCTCATCGGGTATCACCCACAGAACTCTTTAGTCCTTGTTGCACTCAAAGATGAGGCGGTGGGGATGGCGATGCGCGTTGATATGCCGAGTGATTTGCAGGCAAGTGGTTATGACCTTCTTGCATCGCACTTTCTGCGCGATGAAGCAGATGGCGCATTTGTTGTGGCATATGTGGGGGCCGGCGCAGTAGATCCTGAGAATGTTCTAATCAATACATCTGCAGCGCTTGTGCGTGCTGGTATTGATATTAAAGAGTCTTTGATTGTGCGTGATAATCGTTTTCGCTCGATGCTCTGCTCGGATCTCACATGTTGCCCGCCGGAAGGAAGCGTTGTTCCAGATTTAGATTCATCACGTATCGCTGCAGAACATGTCATTGCAGGACATCCCATGCCATTTGAAAGTGTTGATGGTTTGGTGCAATCCATTGCTGCTGTGCCATCTTCTTTTGAAAGTGCGTGGCAAGATGAAGTGCATGCCTTCTGGGTCAGTAGCGATAGTGAAGAGATACAAGAGCTGCAGCGCGATGGAGCAACAGCCATCATTGATTTAGCAGGTGAATATCGCGAGGGGCGTGGTGCAGAAGATAGAGAGCTTGCAGCTCGTGTTATTGGGCGCCTGAGTGATATCCAGGTGCGCGATTTTGCATTGGGATCACATGCAGATGAGAGCACTGATTACTACTGGGTGATGTGGCGAGATCTACTGCGTATTGCACCTCGTGGATTTGTAGCCCCTGTTGCCTGTCTCTTTGCAGCGATGGCATATGAACGGGGCGAGGGAGCACTGGCCCATAAGGGGTTAGACCGTGCGCTGGGCGATGATGATCAATACTCATTGGCCCATCTCTTGCGCCGAGTCTTTACCGCGGGCTGGCCACCACAGTCATTTTCTGCGATGCGAGCGCAGCTTCACCCCAAAGTTGTGGCGGCAATCTTCGGGTAA
- the metX gene encoding homoserine O-acetyltransferase MetX codes for MSRTPNFDVTGAWLEGDEPGDRKFVKIGFLLLENGETLPDITIAYQTWGTLNADKSNAILVNHAMTGWSDVTSWWPQMVGPGLAFDTDKYFIVCPNVIGGCQGSTGPSSIAPDGKRYGSRFPIITIRDMVNAEVAFSDALGIEKYLLAVGPSLGGMRSLEWAVQLPDRVGAICTIGSSAVATGDQIGTAAIQIRAIKSDPHFNDGDYYEQSRGPIEGMGIARRIAHLTYRTESEMDVRFGRQLQGDETGRYAVESYLDHQATKLAKRFDANTYIALTDAMNSHDIGRDRGGVAAALEAITVPVVVVSIDTDRLFPPRLQVEISELVPTASAPIVISSDFGHDGFLVEAEAMGDAIRHALDVAGTI; via the coding sequence ATGAGTAGAACTCCCAACTTCGATGTCACCGGTGCGTGGCTTGAGGGCGATGAGCCAGGTGATCGTAAATTTGTAAAGATTGGTTTCCTGCTTCTTGAAAATGGCGAGACTCTTCCTGATATCACTATCGCCTATCAAACATGGGGAACGCTGAATGCGGATAAATCCAATGCGATTTTAGTTAACCATGCGATGACAGGATGGTCTGATGTCACAAGTTGGTGGCCTCAGATGGTTGGACCTGGCCTTGCATTTGATACCGATAAATACTTCATTGTGTGTCCTAACGTTATTGGCGGCTGTCAGGGATCAACGGGGCCATCGAGCATCGCACCTGATGGAAAGCGTTATGGCTCGCGCTTTCCTATCATCACTATTCGCGACATGGTCAATGCGGAAGTGGCCTTTAGTGATGCGCTCGGAATCGAGAAGTATTTATTGGCAGTAGGACCATCACTCGGTGGAATGAGATCACTGGAATGGGCTGTCCAACTTCCAGATCGCGTGGGAGCTATCTGCACCATTGGTTCCTCAGCTGTTGCCACAGGCGATCAAATTGGAACTGCAGCTATTCAAATCAGGGCCATTAAATCTGATCCACACTTTAACGATGGTGATTACTACGAACAGAGCCGCGGGCCCATCGAAGGCATGGGTATTGCCCGTCGCATTGCTCATCTGACCTATCGCACTGAATCTGAGATGGATGTGCGCTTTGGTCGCCAGCTCCAAGGTGATGAGACTGGCCGATATGCCGTTGAGTCATACCTAGATCACCAGGCCACAAAGCTTGCCAAGCGATTTGATGCCAATACCTATATCGCCCTGACAGATGCCATGAACTCTCATGACATCGGACGCGACCGTGGAGGAGTGGCTGCAGCGCTTGAGGCCATCACAGTGCCGGTCGTTGTGGTCTCTATCGATACCGATCGCCTCTTCCCACCTCGACTTCAGGTTGAGATATCTGAGCTAGTTCCGACTGCAAGCGCCCCCATAGTCATCAGTTCTGACTTTGGACACGATGGATTCTTGGTTGAGGCTGAGGCGATGGGCGATGCGATTCGGCACGCCTTGGATGTTGCAGGTACAATATAG